The stretch of DNA ATGGTCGTCTTGCCCTGGCCGGTGGAGGGCGCGGCGACGACCAGGCGCGGCAGCCTCACCACTCGATGCCTCGCTGACCCTTCTGGCCCGCGTCCATCGGGTGCTTCACCTTGGTCATCTCGGTGACCAGGTCGGCGATCTCCACCAGCCGCGGGTCGGCCGCCCGGCCGGTGATCACGACGTGCTGGAAGCCGGGACGGCTCGCCAGCGTCGCGACGACGTCGTCGACGTCGACCCAGCCCCACTTCATCGGGTAGGTGAACTCGTCGAGCACGTAGAGGTCGTGCGTCTGGGCACCCAGCCGGCGCTTGATCTCCGCCCAGCCCTCGGCGGCGGCGAGCGCGTGGTCCTCCTCGGAGCCCTCGCGCCGGCTCCAGGACCAGCCCGAGCCCATCTTGTGCCACTGCACCGGGCCGCCCTCGCCGGTCTCCTCGTGCAGCCGGCCGAGCCGCTCGAGCACCGTCTGCTCGCCGATGCGCCACTTGGCGGACTTCACGAACTGGAAGACCCCGATACGCCAACCCTGGTTCCAGCCACGCAGGGCCAGCCCGAAGGCGGCGGTCGACTTGCCCTTGCCGTCGCCGGTGTGGATGGCGAGCAGCGGGCGGTTGCGGCGCTGGCGGGTGGTCAGCCCGTCGTCGGGGACGACGAGCGGCTTGCCCTGGGGCACGGCTAGGCCACCTTCCCGGTGTGGGCGGTGACGGTCGCCGTCAACGCCTCGGCACTGACGTCCCCGACCGGCAGGTGCTCGGCGTGTAGGGCCTCGGCGAGTCGCTCCGCGAGGCCGAGCCGGATCGGCCCGGACTCGGAGTCGACCACGACGGTCGTCACGCCGAGCCCGGCGACGAACCGCGCCGCCTGCAGCGAGCGTGCGACGGCCGCCCTGGGTTCGGCACCACCCGTCGCACGGCCGTCGGTGAGGACCACCAGCAGCGGGCGCAGCCGCGGGTCGCGGAGCCGCTCGCGCTGCAGCACCCGGGCGGACTCCAGCAGCCCTTCGGCGAGGGGTGTGCGGCCGCCCGCCGGGAGCTCGTCGAGCCGGGCAGCGGCGATGTCGATGGAGTACGTCGGCGGCAGGGCGACCTCGGCACTCGCCCCGCGGAACGTGACCAGGCCCACCTTGTCGCGCCGGCGGTAGGCGTCGAGCAGCAGCGACAGCACGGCCGTCTTGACCTGACCCATCCGCTTGCGCGCGGCCATCGAGCCGCTCGCGTCGACGCAGAACAGCACGAGATTGGCCTCCCGGCCCTCCCGTACGGCGACGCGCAGGTCCTCGGCGTGCAACGCCACCCGGCTGCCGACCCGCTCCCGGCCGCTCTGCTTCCCGGCAGCGGCGAGCAGGGTCTCGACCAGGTGCAGCGACCCGGTCGGACCGTCGGGACGGCGTGCGCCGACCCGTCGGCCGGTGCTGGCGGTGGCGCGGCTGCGGCGGCCCGGCTGGCCCTCCCCCAGGCCGGCGACCTGGAGGAGCTTGGGCCGGTACGGCGTGGCGGCACGCGCCGCGGTGGTCGAGGAGGTGGCTGCGGCTCCCGGGGTGTCTCCCGGTGTCTCGCCCGGTGTCTCGCCCGGTGTCTCGGGGTCGGGGACCTGCGGCGCGTGATCCTCGGGAGCATCCTGCTCGCCGGCACCGTCCTGCTCGCCGGGAGCATCCTGCGTGCTCGATGTCGCCGCCGGATCCTCGGGCGCGTCACCGTCGGGACCATCGGGGGCCGGGGGCGGCTCGGGCGGCAGCTCGTCCTCTCCGAGGATCCGATCGAGCAGCTCCTCGTCGAGCCCGGGAGCGTCGAACGGGTTGCGGCGCCGACGGTGCGGCAGCGCGAGCAGCGCGGCTCGACGGATGTCGGCCTTCGTCACCTCGCTCCGGCCTGACCAGGCGGCGTGCGCGACGGCGGTCCGGGCGGTGACGATGTCGGCACGCAGCCCGTCGACCTCGAACGCCGCGCACACCTCGGCGATCGTGAGCAGCGCGGCCTCGCCCAGCTGCACCGACGCCAGCCGCGACCGGGCGTCGGCGACGCGGGACCGCAGCTCCTCGTCGGCCGCCGCGTACCGCTCGGCGAACGCGGCGGGGTCGGCGTCGTAGGCCATCCGCCGGCGCACCACCTCCACCCGGAGCGCCGGATCGCGCGGCGCCGCGACCTCGACGGTGAGTCCGAACCGGTCGAGCAGCTGCGGGCGCAGCTCACCCTCCTCCGGGTTCATGGTGCCGATCAGCACGAAGCGAGCGGCGTACTCGACCGAGACGCCGTCCCGCTCGACGCTGACCCGACCCATCGCGGCCGCATCCAGGAGCAGGTCGACGAGGTGGTCGTGCAGCAGGTTGACCTCGTCGACGTAGAGCAGGCCCCGGTGGGCACGCGCGAGCAGGCCGGGCTCGTACTCCACCTTGCCGTGCGAGAGCGCGCGCTCCAGGTGCAGCGATCCGAGCACGCGGTCCTCGGTGGCGCCGACCGGCAGCTCCACCAGGCGCACGGGCCGGGTCTCGACCCTCGAGGCGGCGCCGAAGGCGCCGTCCGGGGAGACAGCGTCGGCATCGGCGGGGTCGATGGAGAAGCGGTCCCCGGCGTAGACCCGCACCGGCGGCAGGACGCTGGCCAGGGCCCGCACCGTCGTCGACTTCGCGGTGCCCTTCTCACCCCGCACCAGGACGCCACCGATCTCCGGGGAGATCGAGGTGAGGAGCAGCGCGAGACCCATGTCGTCGAGGCCTGCGGAGGCCGGCCCGTCGGGCTCGCCCGGCGCGCAGCCGAGGACAGCAGAAAAGGGATAGTGCACCGGCATTGAGGCTCCCGCTCGCTCGCCATGGTCGTGGGCTGACGCGAGGCCGGTCTTCGGACTCACCCGGTCCCACTCATCGAGTGGGCCGGACTCACCGCAGCGGGCCTGTGCCGGAATCTCACCGGCTTCCCAGATTCTCCCCGCCGGTCTTCGCCACCGTTTCCGAAGGCTGGGCCGTAGGGGCACCTCGTGCCGGGCCTCACGATAGCGTCTGAGCCCATGTCCTCCGCCACCCCGTCGCCTGCCGGACGTCCGGTCGCGGTCGTGGGCGTCACCGCCGACGGCGACCTCGCCGATCCGGAGCTGGTCGCCCGGGCCGGCGTGGTCATCGGCGGCGCGCGCCACCTGGCGATGCTCCCGCCCGCCTCCGCGGCTGCGCCCGGGCAGGTCCGGGTGCCCTATCCCTCGCCCCTGCGAGCGGGACTCCCGGCGCTCCTGGAGGAGCACGCCGAGGCCGACGTGGTGGCCCTGGCCTCCGGCGACCCGCTCGTCTCCGGGATCGCCGGCACCCTGATCGACCTGCTCGGCACCGACCGCGTGCAGGTGCACCCGGCCCTCTCCTCGATCGCGCTCGCCCGCGCCCGGATGGGCTGGCCGGCCGAGTCGTGCACGGTCGTCAGCCTGGTCGGTCGCGACCCCGCCCTGGTGCTGCGCGAACTGGCCCCGGGTCGCCGCATCCTGGTGCTCAGCTCGGACCAGCACACGCCGCACCGGGTCGGCGAGCTCCTGACCCGGGCCGGCTACGGCGAGTCGCTCCTCGA from Nocardioides sp. BP30 encodes:
- the cobO gene encoding cob(I)yrinic acid a,c-diamide adenosyltransferase; the protein is MPQGKPLVVPDDGLTTRQRRNRPLLAIHTGDGKGKSTAAFGLALRGWNQGWRIGVFQFVKSAKWRIGEQTVLERLGRLHEETGEGGPVQWHKMGSGWSWSRREGSEEDHALAAAEGWAEIKRRLGAQTHDLYVLDEFTYPMKWGWVDVDDVVATLASRPGFQHVVITGRAADPRLVEIADLVTEMTKVKHPMDAGQKGQRGIEW
- a CDS encoding VWA domain-containing protein translates to MPVHYPFSAVLGCAPGEPDGPASAGLDDMGLALLLTSISPEIGGVLVRGEKGTAKSTTVRALASVLPPVRVYAGDRFSIDPADADAVSPDGAFGAASRVETRPVRLVELPVGATEDRVLGSLHLERALSHGKVEYEPGLLARAHRGLLYVDEVNLLHDHLVDLLLDAAAMGRVSVERDGVSVEYAARFVLIGTMNPEEGELRPQLLDRFGLTVEVAAPRDPALRVEVVRRRMAYDADPAAFAERYAAADEELRSRVADARSRLASVQLGEAALLTIAEVCAAFEVDGLRADIVTARTAVAHAAWSGRSEVTKADIRRAALLALPHRRRRNPFDAPGLDEELLDRILGEDELPPEPPPAPDGPDGDAPEDPAATSSTQDAPGEQDGAGEQDAPEDHAPQVPDPETPGETPGETPGDTPGAAATSSTTAARAATPYRPKLLQVAGLGEGQPGRRSRATASTGRRVGARRPDGPTGSLHLVETLLAAAGKQSGRERVGSRVALHAEDLRVAVREGREANLVLFCVDASGSMAARKRMGQVKTAVLSLLLDAYRRRDKVGLVTFRGASAEVALPPTYSIDIAAARLDELPAGGRTPLAEGLLESARVLQRERLRDPRLRPLLVVLTDGRATGGAEPRAAVARSLQAARFVAGLGVTTVVVDSESGPIRLGLAERLAEALHAEHLPVGDVSAEALTATVTAHTGKVA